One candidate division KSB1 bacterium genomic region harbors:
- a CDS encoding LysM peptidoglycan-binding domain-containing protein codes for MKAVAKILFAGSLVIVLSMVLGVSSGFAQEMTMKEYKAQLQEWADREMAAKTEIAKCDNEIASLNSQIADLDGQIAGVWGDIYSALGVSESDVNAYRTQLDDMDRELSALSALSPEDLFKRRKEIDAMEEKLGGMKSSPIYNLTEMRDRIAGLEGKIATLRDKMPKGMYDEYTVNRGDYLWKISRNQYGEGIQWYRIYSYNRDQIGADPDLIYPDRVLKIHQENAPGEYLVGNGDNLAKIAGSMEVMSDPTKWRQLYEANKDVIGDDSSLIYPYTVLKIPGR; via the coding sequence ATGAAAGCTGTGGCAAAAATTCTATTTGCCGGCTCTTTAGTAATTGTACTTTCAATGGTTCTGGGCGTTTCCAGCGGTTTCGCGCAAGAGATGACCATGAAAGAGTACAAAGCTCAGTTGCAAGAGTGGGCGGATAGAGAAATGGCAGCTAAAACCGAAATAGCTAAATGTGACAACGAAATTGCATCCCTGAATTCTCAGATAGCAGACCTCGATGGTCAAATTGCTGGTGTTTGGGGAGATATTTACTCAGCTCTCGGCGTTTCTGAGAGTGATGTTAATGCCTACCGCACGCAACTCGACGACATGGATCGGGAATTAAGCGCATTAAGCGCTCTGTCTCCCGAAGATTTGTTTAAAAGAAGAAAAGAAATCGATGCTATGGAAGAAAAGTTAGGCGGGATGAAATCGAGTCCGATATACAACCTAACTGAAATGCGCGACAGAATCGCGGGTCTGGAAGGTAAGATTGCCACACTCAGAGACAAAATGCCCAAGGGCATGTATGACGAGTATACGGTAAACCGCGGTGATTATCTTTGGAAAATCTCACGCAATCAATACGGTGAAGGAATCCAGTGGTATCGAATCTATTCTTATAACCGCGATCAAATTGGTGCAGACCCGGATTTGATTTACCCGGATCGTGTCCTCAAAATTCACCAAGAAAATGCCCCGGGTGAATACCTGGTTGGCAACGGTGATAATTTGGCAAAAATCGCCGGAAGCATGGAGGTAATGAGCGATCCGACCAAATGGCGCCAATTGTATGAAGCAAACAAAGACGTCATTGGTGATGATTCGAGTTTGATCTACCCGTATACAGTGTTAAAAATACCCGGTAGATAA